One Miscanthus floridulus cultivar M001 chromosome 11, ASM1932011v1, whole genome shotgun sequence DNA window includes the following coding sequences:
- the LOC136494412 gene encoding uncharacterized protein, translated as MGEAPPPCVIIVPRRAAAHSFRLPGHGRRKKVHVVRLGGGGPGSRVRRHGRGLRLRRWLRRAAWRLAALCVAALSGQGHPGTAPSAAHHPPWTGVEPYFAAPFVPVVRMKRAGAQA; from the coding sequence ATGGGGGAAGCTCCGCCTCCGTGCGTCATCATcgtgccgcgccgcgccgccgcgcacTCCTTCCGCCTGCCCGGCCACGGCCGCCGGAAGAAGGTGCACGTCGtccggctcggcggcggcggccctggCTCGCGCGTGCGCCGCCACGGCCGCGGTCTCCGGCTCCGTCGGTGGCTGCGGCGCGCGGCGTGGCGCCTCGCCGCGCTCTGCGTGGCGGCGCTGTCGGGCCAGGGCCACCCGGGGACGGCGCCCAGCGCGGCGCATCACCCGCCGTGGACCGGCGTGGAGCCCTACTTCGCCGCGCCCTTCGTCCCCGTCGTGCGGATGAAGCGCGCGGGAGCGCAGGCCTAG